In a genomic window of Bacillota bacterium:
- a CDS encoding TetR/AcrR family transcriptional regulator, with protein sequence MVTKRMDGKKRRQQIIEAALRIVAQKGVTRFTTARLAQETGLSEAGIFKYYTTKEEILGEALELVHHTLAQRVKSILEKDLSAREKVWEILNFQLSFIEKNQGIPRVVFSEQLYLGSPALKDKFLSGTERYFTMLRTLIAQGVNEGSFRRDLDLDMAVSTYVGLLQTTVFRWSINDFGWSISGRARRIFSFLMDSWGYPTT encoded by the coding sequence ATGGTGACTAAAAGGATGGACGGGAAGAAAAGACGGCAACAAATCATTGAAGCCGCCCTTAGGATTGTGGCCCAGAAGGGAGTAACCCGTTTTACAACGGCCCGCTTGGCTCAAGAGACCGGGTTATCCGAAGCAGGGATTTTCAAATATTATACAACTAAAGAAGAAATATTGGGGGAGGCGCTGGAGCTGGTTCACCACACCCTGGCACAGAGGGTAAAGTCTATATTGGAAAAGGATTTATCGGCGCGGGAGAAAGTTTGGGAAATTTTAAATTTCCAGCTGAGTTTTATTGAAAAAAACCAGGGTATTCCACGGGTTGTATTTTCTGAGCAGCTTTACCTTGGCTCGCCTGCCTTGAAAGACAAGTTTCTTTCTGGTACGGAACGTTATTTTACCATGCTGCGGACATTGATTGCCCAGGGGGTTAATGAGGGAAGTTTTCGCCGGGATCTGGATTTAGATATGGCAGTTTCTACTTATGTGGGTCTTCTACAGACCACTGTTTTTCGCTGGTCAATAAATGATTTTGGCTGGAGTATTTCCGGGCGGGCCCGCAGGATCTTCAGTTTTTTGATGGACAGTTGGGGTTACCCCACAACATAA